A single window of Salvia splendens isolate huo1 chromosome 8, SspV2, whole genome shotgun sequence DNA harbors:
- the LOC121745286 gene encoding geranylgeranyl transferase type-2 subunit beta 1-like: MGELVVEKHIKYIISIEKKQDDFASVVMEHLRLNGAYWGLTTLDVLGKLDAVDQNEVIPWIMQCQHESGGFGGNIGHDPHLLYTLSAIQVLALFDKIDVLDIEKVANYIASLQNEDGSFSGDIWGEIDTRFSYIAICSLALLQHLGKINVEKAVEYIVSCKNLDGGFGCTPGAESHAGQIFCCVGALAITGYLDHVDKDLLGWWLCERQVKSGGLNGRPEKLPDVCYSWWVLSSLIMIDRVHWIDKKKLINFILDCQDKQNGGISDRPDDAVDVFHTYFGVAGLSLLEYPGLKAIDPAYALPVDVVNKIFLTK; this comes from the exons ATGGGGGAGCTCGTGGTTGAAAAGCATATCAAATATATCATATCAATTGAAAAG AAACAGGATGATTTCGCGTCTGTGGTGATGGAGCATCTGAGATTGAATGGCGCTTATTGGGGATTGACTACTTTGGATGTTTTAGGAAAGCTTGATGCAGTGGATCAGAATGAGGTTATTCCGTGGATCATGCAATGTCAGCATGAATCCG GTGGTTTTGGTGGTAATATAGGGCATGATCCTCACCTGCTCTACACATTAAGTGCTATTCAGGTTTTAGCACTATTTGACAAGATAGATGTTCTTGATATTGAGAAGGTTGCCAATT ATATTGCAAGCCTACAGAATGAAGATGGCTCATTTTCTGGTGACATTTGGGGTGAAATAGATACCAG GTTTTCTTATATTGCAATATGCTCTCTCGCATTACTACAGcatttgggtaaaataaatGTAGAAAAAGCTGTAGAGTACATTGTTAGTTGCAAGAATTTAGATGGTGGATTTGGATGCACACCTGGAGCAGAATCTCATGCCGGGCAAA TTTTCTGTTGTGTGGGGGCTCTTGCTATTACTGGCTATTTAGATCATGTTGACAAGGACCTCCTTGGATGGTGGTTATGCGAACGACAAGTAAAATCTGGAGGTTTAAATGGGCGTCCTGAGAAGCTTCCTGAT GTGTGCTACTCGTGGTGGGTTCTTAGTAGTTTGATTATGATCGATAGAGTTCACTGGATTGACAAGAAGAAGCTCATAAACTTCATCTTGGACTGCCAG GATAAACAGAATGGTGGAATCTCGGATAGGCCCGACGATGCTGTTGATGTATTCCACACCTATTTCGGTGTTGCTG GTCTATCACTTCTTGAATATCCTGGACTCAAAGCTATAGATCCAGCTTATGCATTGCCTGTGGATGTTGTAAACAAAATTTTCCTCACCAAATAA
- the LOC121743230 gene encoding potassium transporter 4-like: MSRIDIEPEEDSNDLPPRMAAGEAQEPSHLRGQDRGDQTSWMGRNKRELPWKCIPVPIALAYQSFGVVYGDLSTSPLYVYRSIFSGMSHHHQDTDTIFGAFSLIFWTLTLIPLLKYIIIILSADDNGEGGTFALYSLLCRHGKFSLLPNQQAADEELSAYKYGSSGQCTPSLALKRSIEKRKNLRTVLLLVVLLGAGMVIGDGVVTPAMSVLSAVSGLQAAHTKLPSGGVRLICCVILVGLFALQHSGTHKVGILFAPVVVIWLISIFAIGLYNIIWWNPKVVIALSPHYIFKYFAQTGTDGWFSLGGVLLSITGTEAMFADLGHFSATSIRMAFILLVYPCLVVQYMGQAAFLSKNMDSISNSFYDSVPDGFLWPVLIIATLAAIVASQAIISATFSIIKQCNALSCFPRVKVVHTSKQIEGQIYIPEINWILMILTLAVAIGFKDTDTLGNAYGLAVMSVMFITTFLMALVMIFVWQRSIMVAALFLISFWIVEGAYLGAALTKVPQGGWVSLLLALFFMFLMFVWHYGTRKKYNFDLHNKVSLKWILGLGPSLGIVRVPGIGLVYSELATGVPAIFSHFVTNLPAFHNVLVFVCVKSVPVPYVAPEERFLIGRICPRPYRMYRCIVRYGYKDLQGDDGNFENLLIQSIAEFIQMEAVEPQFATPDSVSYDGRMAVISSEACSSSNLLVSNEDDFDTLSTMQSSKSLTLQSLRSACDEENPQIRRRHVRFQVPDSLAMYPAVREELKDLVEAKEAGIAYIMGHSYVKARRSSSFLKKLVVDFGYSFLRKNCRGPSVALHIPHISLIEVGMIYHV; encoded by the exons ATGAGCCGAATAGATATTGAACCTGAGGAAGACAGCAATGATTTGCCACCGCGAATGGCAGCGGGTGAGGCTCAGGAACCGAGCCATCTTCGTGGACAAGACAGGGGTGATCAAACTTCCTGGATGGGTAGGAACAAGAGAGAGTTGCCATGGAAG TGTATTCCGGTCCCTATAGCGCTAGCATATCAGAGCTTTGGGGTGGTATACGGAGATCTGAGCACTTCACCACTATATGTATACAGAAGTATATTTTCTGGGATGTCACATCATCATCAGGATACTGATACAATATTTGGGGCATTTTCATTAATCTTTTGGACCTTAACTCTGATTCCATTGCTGAAATATATCATTATTATTCTCAGCGCTGACGATAACGGTGAAG GTGGGACATTTGCTCTATACTCCCTGCTTTGTCGACACGGAAAGTTCAGTCTTCTTCCTAATCAACAAGCAGCTGATGAGGAGCTTTCAGCATACAAATATGGTTCATCAGGACAGTGTACTCCATCTTTAGCATTGAAGAGGTCTATAGAGAAGCGCAAAAATTTGCGAACTGTTTTGTTGCTCGTAGTCTTATTGGGTGCTGGCATGGTAATAGGTGATGGTGTAGTTACTCCTGCAATGTCAG TACTGTCAGCAGTATCAGGGCTTCAAGCTGCTCACACAAAGTTGCCCTCGG GTGGTGTGCGGTTAATCTGTTGCGTCATATTGGTTGGACTATTTGCTTTGCAGCACAGTGGCACACATAAGGTTGGCATCTTGTTTGCCCCGGTAGTTGTCATCTGGTTAATATCAATTTTCGCCATTGGCCTGTATAATATCATATGGTGGAACCCAAAAGTCGTGATTGCTCTTTCTCCACATTATATCTTCAAATACTTTGCTCAAACTGGTACAGATGGATGGTTTTCACTTGGAGGGGTTCTCTTGTCTATTACGG GTACTGAAGCTATGTTTGCAGATCTTGGTCATTTCTCTGCAACCTCAATAAGG ATGGCATTCATTTTACTAGTGTACCCTTGCTTGGTAGTACAATATATGGGTCAAGCTGCTTTTCTTTCAAAGAACATGGATTCCATTTCAAATAGCTTCTATGATTCAGTTCCTG ATGGTTTTTTGTGGCCCGTACTTATTATCGCCACCCTTGCTGCTATTGTTGCTAGTCAGGCTATTATTTCAGCAACATTCTCTATTATTAAGCAATGCAATGCACTCAGTTGCTTCCCGCGTGTGAAGGTTGTTCACACCTCAAAACAAATTGAGGGGCAGATTTATATACCAGAAATCAACTGGATCctcatgattcttactcttgcTGTGGCCATTGGCTTCAAAGACACAGACACTCTCGGGAATGCGTATG GCCTAGCTGTGATGTCAGTGATGTTTATTACGACTTTTCTGATGGCACTTGTCATGATCTTCGTGTGGCAAAGGAGTATAATGGTTGCTGCTTTGTTTCTCATTTCCTTTTGGATCGTTGAAGGTGCATACCTGGGTGCAGCATTGACAAAAGTTCCTCAGGGCGGGTGGGTTTCCCTTTTACTCGCTCTCTTCTTTATGTTCCTCATGTTCGTCTGGCACTATGGAACTCGCAAAAAGTACAACTTTGATTTACACAACAAGGTTTCCTTGAAATGGATCCTCGGTCTCGGCCCCAGCCTTGGTATTGTGCGCGTGCCCGGTATAGGCCTTGTGTACTCAGAGCTGGCAACAGGAGTGCCTGCAATCTTCTCACACTTTGTAACAAATCTCCCTGCTTTTCACAATGTTCTGGTATTTGTCTGTGTCAAATCTGTTCCGGTGCCTTACGTGGCACCTGAGGAGCGATTTCTTATCGGTCGCATCTGCCCCAGACCATACCGGATGTACCGTTGCATCGTCAGGTATGGATACAAGGACTTGCAGGGAGATGATGGCAACTTTGAGAACCTCCTGATTCAGAGCATAGCAGAGTTTATCCAAATGGAAGCTGTAGAGCCTCAGTTCGCGACACCTGACTCCGTGTCGTATGACGGGAGGATGGCCGTCATAAGTTCCGAAGCATGTTCTTCCTCGAATCTCCTTgtatccaatgaagatgactTTGATACTTTAAGTACCATGCAGAGCAGCAAATCTTTAACCCTGCAGAGCTTAAGGTCAGCTTGCGACGAGGAGAATCCGCAGATCAGGAGGCGGCACGTGCGATTTCAGGTGCCTGATAGCCTGGCTATGTATCCGGCAGTCAGGGAGGAGCTTAAAGACTTGGTCGAGGCAAAGGAGGCTGGCATTGCATACATAATGGGGCACTCGTACGTGAAGGCGAGGCGGTCGTCTTCGTTTTTGAAGAAACTAGTCGTGGATTTTGGGTATTCGTTTCTGCGTAAGAACTGCAGGGGTCCTTCAGTGGCGCTGCACATTCCTCACATCAGCTTGATCGAAGTTGGCATGATATATCATGTCTGA